From the Candidatus Hydrogenedentota bacterium genome, one window contains:
- a CDS encoding glycosyltransferase family 39 protein: MADADGMVPSDHHSGKPCGDRTVNWGGCAAVLALTGLGLALRLYRLEEVSVSSDDYMNFSFLGGPLLDGYIPQRRFFAPDHLPFYFLVQYAWVWLFGASAWSIRMLSVSLGAATVPLVYAVARLFSGRRASLLAALLTAVSPFHLIYARIMCYNAMFEVMGLLSLYGLLCAARGGGRRWWTLNLANNILMVFTHIMATLLWFAQGLFLLASSRFAGKRRFKVFLWWSLPQVISLVVPLAWLYPQFPYVAAPGEDAFEVHPATVLVDTFADDAIALSQPWLFWTSHRSPEISDPYDGFRRGTTLDGWMNRALAAFVVICVTWLILRAACRARAQDSVPPDWSLLLFLALVPVLVLALLSYVVRPCLQAQYTPYGSHALYIVTGAALAAIPRPWFRRAAISGLLLIYGYQLSLVLPGSMGVDWASAARLLEAEANQDDLILVRGRIYSTDNFRANAPKLRTEVLPAYSLQSICRKSARFLNTYGAADPQRTVWAVIVVMYDYPPLPMERFEAMLHAQGLVFTKRFFPGMGGLALYEIQRSPHPPAREDVVLSDCWPGSTQTAGLLPRELAEALTPEERAALPWFLGNQPPAGAISWSLAAIAAADEGFPELAERFAHAAIASRPNSALGYFALAISLWEQDAVEAAMTAYATALDLDRVRFFQLYADLLDGLYVGSAASAAGAALARLDKLGAWVPEVLRMRAGGSRFAAELQGARWNRVPRE, translated from the coding sequence GTATCGAGTGACGACTACATGAACTTCTCATTCCTTGGCGGCCCCCTGTTAGACGGCTACATCCCGCAGCGGCGTTTCTTTGCCCCGGACCACCTCCCCTTCTATTTTCTCGTTCAATATGCCTGGGTCTGGCTCTTCGGCGCGAGCGCGTGGAGCATCCGCATGCTTTCCGTAAGTCTTGGCGCCGCCACGGTCCCGTTGGTGTATGCGGTAGCCCGGCTTTTCTCCGGGCGCCGCGCCAGCCTGCTCGCTGCCCTGCTGACCGCGGTTTCGCCATTCCACCTCATCTACGCACGGATCATGTGCTACAACGCCATGTTCGAGGTCATGGGCCTGCTTTCCCTGTACGGGTTATTGTGTGCGGCGCGAGGGGGGGGGCGCCGCTGGTGGACCCTGAACCTCGCAAACAATATCCTGATGGTTTTCACGCATATCATGGCCACGCTCCTGTGGTTTGCACAGGGCTTGTTCCTGCTGGCCTCCAGCCGTTTCGCGGGCAAGAGACGCTTCAAGGTCTTCCTCTGGTGGTCCCTTCCACAGGTGATATCCCTGGTCGTTCCACTGGCGTGGCTCTATCCCCAGTTCCCCTATGTCGCCGCGCCTGGCGAAGACGCGTTTGAAGTGCATCCAGCCACCGTGCTCGTAGACACCTTCGCGGACGACGCGATCGCGCTCAGCCAACCCTGGTTGTTCTGGACCTCACACCGTTCCCCGGAAATTTCGGACCCTTACGACGGATTCCGCCGCGGAACCACGCTCGACGGATGGATGAACCGTGCGCTGGCCGCATTCGTTGTCATCTGCGTCACGTGGCTCATTCTCCGCGCCGCCTGCCGCGCGCGCGCGCAGGACTCCGTTCCGCCTGATTGGAGCCTGCTGTTGTTCCTGGCTCTCGTTCCGGTACTGGTGTTGGCCCTCTTATCGTATGTGGTGCGGCCCTGCTTGCAGGCCCAGTACACGCCTTACGGCTCGCATGCCCTCTATATCGTCACAGGCGCAGCACTGGCGGCTATACCCCGGCCCTGGTTCCGGCGGGCCGCAATTTCTGGTCTGTTGCTCATTTACGGCTATCAACTCTCGCTCGTCCTGCCTGGTTCGATGGGGGTGGACTGGGCTTCGGCCGCCCGATTGCTCGAAGCGGAAGCGAACCAGGACGACCTCATCCTTGTCCGGGGCCGAATATATTCGACTGACAACTTCCGCGCAAACGCACCGAAGCTCCGCACCGAAGTTCTTCCCGCGTACTCGCTGCAATCCATATGCAGAAAGAGCGCACGCTTCTTGAATACGTACGGCGCAGCTGACCCGCAACGAACCGTATGGGCCGTGATTGTCGTGATGTATGATTATCCTCCTTTGCCGATGGAACGTTTTGAAGCCATGTTGCACGCCCAGGGACTCGTGTTTACCAAGCGCTTCTTCCCCGGCATGGGAGGCCTGGCCCTGTACGAAATCCAGCGTTCTCCCCACCCCCCCGCGCGGGAGGATGTCGTCCTCTCCGATTGTTGGCCCGGCAGCACGCAGACGGCCGGGCTGCTACCCCGGGAACTGGCGGAAGCGCTGACCCCGGAGGAAAGAGCCGCGCTCCCCTGGTTCCTCGGAAATCAGCCGCCCGCGGGCGCGATCAGCTGGTCGCTTGCTGCGATCGCCGCAGCAGACGAGGGCTTTCCAGAGCTGGCGGAACGATTCGCGCACGCGGCCATCGCTTCGCGCCCAAACTCCGCTCTGGGCTACTTCGCCCTTGCCATCAGCCTTTGGGAACAGGATGCGGTCGAGGCGGCCATGACGGCGTACGCAACAGCGCTTGACCTGGACCGTGTCCGTTTCTTTCAACTGTATGCGGACTTGTTGGACGGGCTCTACGTCGGGAGCGCGGCGAGTGCGGCGGGTGCGGCGCTCGCGCGTCTGGATAAACTGGGCGCCTGGGTGCCCGAAGTGCTTCGCATGCGGGCGGGCGGCTCCCGGTTCGCCGCGGAATTGCAGGGCGCGCGCTGGAACCGCGTCCCCCGTGAGTAG
- a CDS encoding glycosyltransferase family 39 protein has protein sequence MALADIQADPAAVRPRAGGRRCLREAFVVLAIVLLAVALRFYRLDEQSLWLDEFLAFRHLQAPGLGAHITLLGTVAPEQMGSPLYYILQYYSARAVGFSPERLRLLPVVISLAAIPLLYGLTRRLAGRKAARIAALCLALSPQHIWHAQELRTYELVLLLATISVWTFLRAYGENRRIWWLANLTANTLLAWSHLFSVLLILIEGLFLLIFSRRSPRRLAGWSAAQLLLLTPWAVWMLGIPYTHYFYSPGLSAWEIFCNIAGGDIVRYHSDILPAWKTHPAGAATARFPALIPWGRWLDPLLLALFTGAVAWSLVRLAGNLLKDRKGLPKTATHMTAPLHDPADDVSARTTARQERESLTFLFLLLALPGLLLAAFEVLLHRVAMCPMYSMYNQIALYTMVGAGLTALPAAARKCGILLLLGLYAYQLLVFLPEVTRTNWKAAAASIREQWGPDDQVLHFELLWPEDELRHYLASPSRFTKVRTFQAACDDCVRLLEAPVANPDPGRKRVWVVFARTFLQWIFPTFNPVASLKQSLEQRGLTATFEEFPGHYNVVICRVERGKAEPRGLGLPVPELTPGGYPWLSPLRPIDYPAVLRELGFKDLDVARQEGLTQALRESLDHWPLDLFPLSSKFCYLAPVMDLARRGHTGLAIALARRAETEYPDFGLLQVALAAVSLTRQDIPAAQAMLTRAAEMHRGLGPVLAPLINALTRTRDPETLCGHIRRLDQMGVFFAPALHDACCRPRE, from the coding sequence ATGGCTTTGGCGGACATCCAAGCGGACCCGGCGGCGGTGCGCCCTCGAGCCGGCGGCAGACGTTGTCTCCGAGAGGCGTTTGTAGTGCTGGCCATCGTTCTCCTGGCGGTCGCACTGCGCTTCTACCGCCTCGACGAACAGTCGTTGTGGCTCGATGAGTTCCTGGCCTTCCGGCATCTGCAAGCCCCCGGCCTCGGCGCGCACATCACCCTGCTCGGCACCGTGGCGCCTGAGCAGATGGGCTCGCCGTTGTATTACATCCTTCAGTACTATTCGGCCCGCGCCGTCGGATTCTCCCCGGAGAGACTGCGGCTTTTACCCGTCGTGATCTCGCTCGCCGCCATACCGCTGCTCTACGGGCTCACGCGGCGCCTTGCCGGGAGGAAGGCGGCTCGCATCGCCGCCCTGTGCCTTGCCCTGTCGCCTCAGCACATCTGGCATGCGCAGGAACTGCGCACTTACGAACTCGTCTTACTCCTGGCCACCATATCCGTCTGGACTTTCCTGCGTGCCTATGGGGAAAACCGACGCATATGGTGGTTGGCCAATCTAACGGCGAACACGCTCCTGGCCTGGTCGCACCTCTTCTCCGTCCTTCTAATCCTCATCGAGGGGCTTTTCTTGCTGATTTTCTCCCGGCGCTCCCCGCGGCGCCTGGCGGGATGGAGCGCAGCCCAATTGCTGCTCCTGACGCCGTGGGCCGTCTGGATGCTTGGCATACCCTATACGCACTATTTCTACTCGCCGGGGCTGAGCGCGTGGGAGATCTTCTGCAATATCGCCGGCGGCGACATCGTCCGTTACCACAGCGATATCCTCCCCGCCTGGAAGACCCATCCTGCGGGCGCCGCAACTGCCCGGTTTCCCGCCCTGATACCGTGGGGCCGTTGGCTCGATCCGCTGTTGCTCGCCTTGTTCACGGGCGCGGTCGCCTGGTCCCTCGTGCGGTTGGCGGGTAACCTGCTGAAGGACCGGAAAGGCCTTCCGAAGACCGCGACACACATGACCGCCCCTTTGCACGACCCCGCGGACGACGTGAGCGCCCGCACAACGGCCCGGCAGGAACGCGAGTCTCTGACGTTCCTGTTCCTGCTGTTAGCGTTGCCGGGACTTCTGCTCGCCGCCTTTGAGGTCTTGCTGCATCGTGTGGCCATGTGCCCCATGTACTCGATGTACAATCAGATAGCCTTGTACACTATGGTGGGCGCGGGTTTGACGGCTCTGCCCGCAGCGGCCCGGAAGTGCGGCATCCTGCTGCTGCTGGGCCTGTACGCGTACCAGCTGCTGGTGTTTCTGCCCGAAGTGACCCGCACCAACTGGAAGGCAGCCGCGGCAAGTATTCGCGAGCAGTGGGGGCCGGACGACCAAGTTCTTCATTTCGAACTGCTCTGGCCCGAAGACGAACTACGGCACTATCTCGCGTCTCCGTCGCGTTTCACCAAGGTCCGCACCTTTCAGGCCGCCTGCGACGACTGTGTGCGACTGCTTGAGGCGCCCGTCGCGAATCCGGACCCCGGTCGCAAACGCGTTTGGGTCGTCTTCGCGCGCACCTTCCTGCAATGGATCTTCCCCACCTTCAACCCTGTCGCCTCGCTGAAGCAGTCCCTGGAGCAAAGGGGTCTGACAGCCACCTTCGAGGAGTTTCCCGGACATTACAACGTCGTGATATGCCGCGTGGAAAGAGGCAAGGCCGAACCGCGCGGCTTGGGGCTGCCCGTGCCCGAGTTGACCCCGGGCGGGTATCCCTGGCTCTCGCCGCTACGGCCGATTGACTACCCGGCGGTATTGAGGGAGCTGGGTTTCAAAGACCTTGACGTCGCTCGGCAAGAGGGACTGACCCAAGCCTTGCGGGAATCGCTGGACCACTGGCCTCTCGACCTATTTCCACTGAGTTCGAAGTTCTGCTACCTCGCGCCCGTGATGGACCTCGCCCGGCGCGGGCATACCGGCCTTGCGATAGCGTTGGCCCGGCGGGCCGAAACGGAATACCCCGATTTTGGCCTCCTGCAAGTTGCCCTCGCCGCCGTCTCCTTGACGAGGCAAGATATTCCGGCGGCCCAGGCAATGCTCACGCGCGCCGCGGAAATGCACCGCGGGCTCGGCCCTGTCCTTGCACCGCTCATAAACGCGCTGACCCGCACCCGTGATCCGGAGACCCTTTGCGGCCACATTCGAAGACTGGACCAGATGGGCGTGTTCTTCGCTCCCGCACTGCACGACGCCTGCTGCCGT